A region of Myxococcus stipitatus DSM 14675 DNA encodes the following proteins:
- the tssE gene encoding type VI secretion system baseplate subunit TssE, producing MGRASFLDKFASRGSSVRSGSRQGGNELEHVLRNLEAVLNTKAGYGFFRRDFGLGEYTEKYGTRELVETLTRELREEIANHEPRLSHVELTMRGRDAGLWLHFGLVGTVAGERHKLRLRFDTLSGHVRVEVEP from the coding sequence ATGGGGCGCGCATCCTTCCTCGACAAGTTCGCCAGCCGCGGCAGCAGCGTCCGCTCGGGCTCGCGCCAGGGTGGCAACGAGCTGGAGCACGTGCTGCGCAACCTGGAGGCCGTGCTCAACACCAAGGCGGGCTACGGCTTCTTCCGCCGCGACTTCGGCCTGGGTGAGTACACGGAGAAGTACGGCACGCGCGAGCTGGTGGAGACGCTCACCCGCGAGCTGCGTGAAGAGATTGCGAACCACGAGCCGCGCCTGTCCCACGTGGAGCTGACGATGCGCGGGCGCGACGCGGGCCTGTGGCTCCACTTCGGCCTGGTGGGCACCGTGGCCGGGGAGCGTCACAAGCTGCGCCTGCGATTCGACACGCTCAGCGGACATGTCCGCGTGGAGGTGGAGCCATGA
- the tssK gene encoding type VI secretion system baseplate subunit TssK, which translates to MPSFKLARVRWHVGQTLLPEHFEAQEAALEAEVRLHASLSGTPGFGVAAMAWSEPLLVGGSLSISTLTAVTPAGFVVDVPGNAVLPPFSLEGTGRAEVTVYLHVMGDTTSAEGVRLYTEDPPMLERVLRRLRLSAEPVLDGAIDTLPLALFHRDTEGLWRLAEELVPPLLLVGPHPFLGALLSRLDSLLEQARLQLIARLSDSYLRTDRLTNARRALCEVQRLQAMRSDMLRHISPHPYSFFDALRGLYFEACCYLELMPDKHLPAYQHDAPGKGFLRWLELLTRALQPEATRVTHRSFEPRDGQFIFSPLPPEVLESGELYLLVQRRQAGEVLPVDGVKLAGPSRLATVRRMALKGIPFNHVPHPSFPHALGPEIDWYQLVQGEEWQFALRENGLAFYTTPALQGAQVSLFWRRA; encoded by the coding sequence ATGCCCTCATTCAAGCTCGCACGGGTCCGGTGGCACGTCGGTCAGACGCTGCTCCCGGAGCACTTCGAGGCCCAAGAAGCGGCCCTGGAGGCCGAAGTCCGCCTCCATGCCTCGTTGTCCGGTACGCCGGGGTTCGGCGTCGCCGCCATGGCCTGGAGCGAGCCGCTGCTGGTCGGTGGCAGCCTGTCCATCTCCACGTTGACGGCCGTGACACCGGCCGGCTTCGTGGTGGATGTGCCAGGCAACGCGGTGCTCCCGCCCTTCTCTCTGGAAGGGACGGGGCGCGCCGAGGTCACCGTCTATCTGCACGTGATGGGGGATACGACGAGCGCGGAGGGCGTGCGGCTCTACACGGAGGACCCGCCGATGTTGGAGCGAGTCCTCCGTCGGCTGCGCCTCTCCGCGGAGCCGGTCCTGGACGGAGCCATCGACACGCTCCCCCTGGCCCTGTTCCATCGCGACACCGAGGGGCTCTGGAGGCTGGCGGAGGAACTGGTTCCTCCGCTGCTCCTGGTCGGCCCCCACCCTTTCCTCGGCGCGCTCCTGTCGCGGCTGGACTCGCTCCTGGAGCAGGCCCGGCTGCAGCTCATCGCGCGCCTGTCCGACAGCTACCTGCGCACGGACCGGCTCACCAACGCCCGCCGCGCGCTGTGCGAGGTGCAGCGGCTGCAAGCGATGCGCTCGGACATGCTGCGCCACATCTCCCCGCACCCCTACTCCTTCTTCGACGCCCTGCGCGGCCTCTACTTCGAGGCGTGCTGCTACCTGGAGCTGATGCCGGACAAGCACCTGCCCGCGTACCAGCACGACGCTCCGGGCAAGGGTTTCCTGCGCTGGCTGGAGCTGCTCACGCGCGCGCTCCAGCCGGAGGCCACCCGCGTCACGCACCGCTCCTTCGAGCCGCGCGACGGCCAGTTCATCTTCTCCCCGCTGCCGCCCGAGGTGCTGGAGAGCGGAGAGCTCTACCTGCTGGTGCAGCGCCGCCAGGCTGGGGAGGTCTTGCCGGTGGATGGCGTGAAGCTGGCGGGGCCGTCCCGGCTCGCCACCGTGCGCCGCATGGCGCTCAAGGGCATCCCCTTCAACCACGTCCCGCACCCCTCGTTCCCTCACGCGCTGGGGCCTGAAATCGACTGGTACCAGCTGGTGCAGGGCGAGGAGTGGCAGTTCGCGCTGAGGGAGAACGGCCTGGCGTTCTACACCACGCCCGCGCTCCAGGGCGCCCAGGTGTCCCTCTTCTGGCGCAGGGCGTGA
- the tssC gene encoding type VI secretion system contractile sheath large subunit yields the protein MAETSYLPGLFKSVRLERPSDAKPMISEKFVPALDEKEVTIEARFMSALAALVQNVPPAETDAGDAVRFDKGKVLDVISRIDSMIDDQMNEILHHERFQQMESAWRGLEDLVSHTNFKANIAIDLLDAGRDELGQDFENNSADVFAGSLFNKVYIQEYDQYGGRPFGAMIGLYEFSSTPGDIKWLQSMGKVANAAHCPFVAAVSPKFFGCDKVEEMEAIKDLEGALAHPRYGKWNALRDSEEAAYLGLTFPRYVLRLPWHPDKNPCDDLHFTEDASGDSNRYLWGNSSILFARNMVKAFEISGWCQSIRGPKGGGLITGLPVDTFFLRGQEEIKPPVEIAIPDYREYEFARCGFMPLVYRKGSSEATFFSTQSAKVSKRFKDPKDSENSQLVTNMAYTFSITRLAHYIKCIMRDNIGTTADAPYIQNQLDAWLSGYVTTVASPDDLTVRRFPFKATNVEVIQRTGEIGWYDCRVAVLPHIQFEGLNVELMLESRLG from the coding sequence ATGGCTGAAACCTCTTATCTGCCTGGGTTGTTCAAGAGCGTCCGGCTGGAGCGTCCCTCGGACGCCAAGCCGATGATCTCCGAGAAGTTCGTCCCCGCCCTCGACGAGAAGGAAGTCACCATCGAGGCGCGCTTCATGTCGGCGCTGGCCGCGCTCGTGCAGAACGTCCCCCCCGCGGAGACGGATGCCGGCGACGCGGTGCGCTTCGACAAGGGCAAGGTGCTGGACGTCATCAGCCGCATCGACTCGATGATTGACGACCAGATGAACGAAATCCTCCACCACGAGCGCTTCCAGCAGATGGAGTCGGCGTGGCGCGGTCTGGAGGACCTGGTCTCCCACACCAACTTCAAGGCCAACATCGCCATCGACCTGCTGGACGCGGGCCGGGACGAGCTGGGCCAGGACTTCGAGAACAACTCCGCGGACGTCTTCGCGGGCTCCTTGTTCAACAAGGTCTACATCCAGGAGTACGACCAGTACGGCGGCCGTCCCTTCGGCGCCATGATTGGCCTCTACGAGTTCTCCTCCACGCCGGGCGACATCAAGTGGCTGCAGTCCATGGGCAAGGTGGCCAACGCCGCGCACTGCCCGTTCGTCGCCGCCGTCAGCCCCAAGTTCTTCGGCTGCGACAAGGTCGAGGAGATGGAGGCCATCAAGGACCTGGAGGGCGCGCTCGCCCACCCGCGCTACGGCAAGTGGAACGCCCTGCGCGACAGCGAGGAGGCCGCGTATCTGGGCCTGACCTTCCCGCGCTACGTGCTGCGCCTGCCCTGGCATCCGGACAAGAACCCGTGTGACGACCTGCACTTCACCGAGGACGCGTCGGGCGACTCCAACAGGTACCTGTGGGGCAACTCGTCCATCCTCTTCGCCCGCAACATGGTGAAGGCGTTCGAGATCTCCGGCTGGTGCCAGTCCATCCGCGGCCCCAAGGGCGGCGGCCTCATCACCGGCCTGCCCGTGGACACGTTCTTCCTGCGCGGCCAGGAGGAGATCAAGCCGCCGGTGGAGATCGCCATCCCGGACTATCGCGAGTACGAGTTCGCGCGCTGCGGCTTCATGCCGCTCGTGTACCGCAAGGGCTCCAGCGAGGCGACGTTCTTCAGCACCCAGTCCGCCAAGGTCTCCAAGCGCTTCAAGGACCCGAAGGACTCGGAGAACTCGCAGCTCGTCACGAACATGGCGTACACGTTCTCCATCACCCGCCTGGCGCACTACATCAAGTGCATCATGCGCGACAACATCGGCACCACCGCCGACGCGCCGTACATCCAGAACCAGCTGGACGCGTGGCTGTCCGGCTACGTCACCACGGTGGCCAGCCCGGATGACCTGACGGTGCGCCGCTTCCCGTTCAAGGCCACCAACGTGGAGGTCATCCAGCGCACGGGCGAAATCGGCTGGTACGACTGCCGCGTCGCCGTGCTGCCGCACATCCAGTTCGAGGGCCTCAACGTCGAGCTCATGCTCGAGTCGCGGCTCGGCTAG
- the tssB gene encoding type VI secretion system contractile sheath small subunit: MSIQEQLPKSRITLTYRTTINGEQETVNLPLRLLMLGDFSLGSSEDRKSDLDARKLRSVNGKNLDELMRDMKMSLRFQVPNRINPDVEADLDVELPVDRMKSFHPDEIVNHVPKLKALRLLKKLLMEMQSSIDNQKALRNLVYELFSNKDALKAVLAELKEYESLRLPAKPAMAANASPAANGAPATAPATVTEPATVKA; this comes from the coding sequence ATGTCAATTCAGGAACAGTTGCCAAAGTCTCGCATCACGCTCACGTACCGGACCACCATCAACGGTGAGCAGGAGACGGTGAACCTGCCGCTCCGCCTGCTGATGCTGGGGGACTTCTCGCTGGGTTCTTCGGAGGACCGCAAGTCGGACCTCGACGCGCGCAAGCTGCGCTCCGTCAACGGCAAGAACCTGGACGAGCTGATGCGCGACATGAAGATGTCGCTGCGCTTCCAGGTGCCCAACCGCATCAACCCGGATGTGGAGGCCGACCTGGACGTCGAGCTGCCCGTCGACCGGATGAAGTCCTTCCACCCGGACGAAATCGTCAACCACGTCCCCAAGCTCAAGGCGCTTCGGCTGCTCAAGAAGCTGCTGATGGAGATGCAGTCCAGCATCGACAACCAGAAGGCCCTGCGCAACCTGGTCTACGAGCTGTTCTCCAACAAGGACGCGCTCAAGGCCGTGCTCGCGGAGCTCAAGGAGTACGAGTCGCTGCGCCTGCCCGCCAAGCCCGCCATGGCCGCCAACGCCTCGCCCGCGGCGAATGGCGCTCCGGCGACCGCGCCCGCCACCGTCACCGAGCCCGCCACCGTGAAGGCGTGA
- a CDS encoding type VI secretion system protein IglI family protein, protein MADAALSVPPYDGTYLEEPLEGAPPETPADAEPDPRVEAVTEAVAGGDYATAARSAEALLREGMHDTRLVGPYLFGSFQEHGLRAMPGLFRSLLQVLTVSRDAFGPVAKRDIFLESGLRWLLRSIIKHIAHHEKKQDATWKRWCEAETRAPIEEALPLAEPLLAAIPGALPKNGCEEPFRNLAHWLRRHLETLPAPAPAAPVAPPTEAPAAARSEPRPDEAPASKPDAAARATPTAAPTPSVPGVPISAPLALLIRKLEAFDQLVQEGAMPKAGVVAADVMATVERFDPRIYLPSLFTRFFAGLTSHAHALEPYLHESESLPMRALEQLYRVDLDAFLTLPSGDSSGEED, encoded by the coding sequence ATGGCTGACGCGGCCCTCAGCGTGCCGCCCTACGACGGCACCTACCTGGAAGAGCCCCTGGAGGGCGCGCCCCCCGAGACACCGGCGGATGCCGAGCCGGACCCTCGCGTGGAAGCCGTCACGGAGGCCGTGGCGGGAGGCGACTACGCCACCGCCGCCCGGAGCGCGGAGGCCCTGCTGAGAGAGGGCATGCACGACACGCGGCTCGTCGGCCCCTACCTCTTCGGTTCCTTCCAGGAGCACGGCCTGCGCGCGATGCCGGGCCTGTTCCGCTCCCTCCTCCAGGTCCTCACCGTCAGCCGGGATGCGTTCGGCCCCGTGGCCAAGCGCGACATCTTCCTGGAGAGCGGCCTGCGCTGGCTGCTGCGGTCCATCATCAAGCACATCGCCCACCACGAGAAGAAGCAGGACGCGACGTGGAAGCGCTGGTGCGAAGCCGAGACTCGCGCGCCCATCGAAGAGGCGCTGCCCCTGGCCGAGCCCCTCCTCGCCGCGATTCCCGGCGCCCTGCCCAAGAACGGCTGCGAGGAGCCCTTCCGCAACCTGGCGCATTGGCTGCGCCGCCACCTCGAGACACTCCCCGCGCCCGCCCCGGCCGCGCCCGTCGCCCCCCCCACCGAGGCGCCCGCCGCCGCCAGGTCCGAGCCCAGGCCCGACGAAGCCCCCGCGTCGAAGCCAGACGCCGCGGCTCGCGCCACGCCGACGGCGGCCCCGACGCCCTCGGTTCCGGGCGTGCCCATCTCCGCGCCGCTCGCGCTGCTCATCCGCAAGCTGGAGGCCTTCGACCAGCTGGTCCAGGAAGGCGCCATGCCCAAGGCGGGCGTGGTGGCCGCGGATGTGATGGCCACCGTGGAGCGCTTCGACCCGCGCATCTACCTGCCGTCGCTCTTCACGCGCTTCTTCGCCGGCCTCACCAGCCACGCGCACGCGTTGGAACCATATCTGCATGAGAGCGAGTCGCTGCCCATGCGCGCCCTGGAGCAGCTCTACCGCGTGGACCTGGACGCGTTCCTGACCCTGCCCTCGGGCGACTCATCTGGAGAGGAGGACTGA
- a CDS encoding DUF4280 domain-containing protein, producing the protein MGAQVVMGAVLQCSFGVAPSSLVVPPTSKVMGPVPAANILDNKPIANIPPFGMCQSLANPTVAAATAAALGVLTPMPCVPATAAPWVPGCPKVMVGNMPALDSNSKLMCSYGGVIQVVSPGQVKIING; encoded by the coding sequence ATGGGAGCCCAGGTCGTCATGGGGGCGGTGCTGCAGTGCAGCTTCGGCGTCGCGCCCTCGTCGCTGGTGGTGCCACCGACCAGCAAGGTCATGGGGCCGGTGCCCGCGGCGAACATCCTCGACAACAAGCCCATCGCGAACATCCCGCCCTTCGGGATGTGCCAGTCGCTCGCGAACCCCACCGTGGCCGCCGCCACCGCCGCGGCCCTGGGGGTCCTCACGCCCATGCCCTGCGTCCCCGCCACCGCGGCGCCGTGGGTGCCCGGCTGTCCCAAGGTGATGGTGGGCAACATGCCCGCGCTCGACAGCAACTCCAAGCTGATGTGCTCGTACGGCGGCGTCATCCAGGTCGTCTCCCCCGGACAGGTGAAGATCATCAATGGCTGA
- a CDS encoding AMP-binding protein has translation MPFDLRDILLRQNDTAPSDGGLPSWLRESWSDPEGFIAALAQHHAGRGAATPKSRPGQHYDFFHDLTVRHADSTAPAFRAWDAARGWLPLTYRELGDRASRRATEWAAQGVKPGAKVALVHALGPELLVSMMASLKLGACISVLPPTGTLFLSRRLALLEPQHLSTEPHQVPLLKGFEPLLLRSRGDAAPSFTSHTYRPHDTVALLFSPLVSPPETPVPLSAERAWTGALRDGLLTYGLGTGDLFAAPGMHFLQHQPALLFATLLRGATYLHMEPADVERAPTRLTEQPLRTLGVSAALRTALTRAHRGPLRGVAHWFRGAEDALDWESWRDWLRQSELGKVPHTHVLIDAAEGGAVLVSRRHTEELHTGIAPAPGRAWALKDLNLSGQEAASDTGVFTPLPDKGRPPGYVILARQGEQYLFAGTRDARRSGRVYPSSEVVEALADLPFVSGACVTSVPSGGTPGQSKHVLLVFTGAEEKEHFEREASPRRQALRHHLELRLGAEHLPDRTELFPLLPHRDKEGRVDEAWCRAQYATGALHQKSTDPLFQALTAVRERAQESVRGAGDDERPGSR, from the coding sequence ATGCCCTTCGACCTCCGGGACATCCTCCTCCGCCAGAACGACACCGCCCCTTCAGACGGAGGGCTGCCCTCCTGGCTCCGGGAGAGCTGGAGCGACCCCGAGGGCTTCATCGCCGCGCTCGCGCAGCACCACGCGGGCCGAGGCGCCGCGACGCCCAAGAGCCGCCCGGGCCAGCATTACGACTTCTTTCATGACCTGACCGTCCGCCACGCCGACTCCACCGCGCCGGCCTTCCGCGCCTGGGACGCCGCGCGGGGATGGCTGCCACTGACCTACCGGGAGCTCGGCGACCGCGCCTCCCGCCGGGCCACCGAGTGGGCGGCGCAGGGTGTCAAGCCGGGTGCGAAGGTCGCGCTCGTCCATGCGCTGGGGCCCGAACTGCTCGTGTCGATGATGGCCTCGCTGAAGCTGGGCGCGTGCATCAGCGTGCTGCCCCCCACCGGCACCCTGTTCCTGTCCCGCCGGCTCGCGCTGCTGGAGCCCCAGCACCTCTCCACCGAGCCCCATCAAGTCCCGCTGCTCAAGGGCTTCGAGCCGCTCCTCCTGCGCTCCCGAGGCGACGCGGCGCCGTCCTTCACCTCGCACACGTACCGGCCCCACGACACGGTGGCCCTGCTGTTCTCGCCGCTCGTCTCTCCTCCGGAGACGCCCGTGCCGCTCTCCGCCGAGCGCGCGTGGACCGGCGCGCTGCGAGACGGGCTGCTCACCTACGGCCTGGGCACCGGCGACCTCTTCGCCGCGCCCGGCATGCACTTCCTCCAGCACCAGCCCGCGCTCCTCTTCGCCACCCTGCTCCGAGGCGCGACGTATCTGCACATGGAGCCCGCCGACGTGGAGCGCGCCCCCACCCGCCTCACCGAGCAGCCCCTGCGCACGCTCGGCGTCAGCGCCGCCCTGCGGACCGCCCTCACTCGCGCGCACCGAGGCCCCCTGCGCGGCGTGGCCCACTGGTTCCGCGGCGCCGAGGATGCGCTGGACTGGGAGTCCTGGCGGGACTGGCTCCGGCAGAGCGAGCTGGGCAAGGTGCCCCACACGCACGTGCTCATCGACGCGGCGGAGGGAGGCGCGGTGCTCGTGTCGCGGCGGCACACGGAGGAGCTGCACACGGGCATCGCCCCCGCGCCAGGGCGGGCCTGGGCCCTCAAGGACCTCAACCTCAGCGGTCAGGAGGCCGCGAGTGATACAGGGGTGTTCACCCCGCTGCCCGACAAGGGGCGGCCCCCGGGCTACGTCATCCTCGCGCGCCAGGGGGAGCAGTACCTCTTCGCGGGGACGCGTGACGCCCGGCGCTCGGGCCGCGTCTATCCCTCCTCCGAGGTCGTCGAGGCGCTCGCGGACCTCCCCTTCGTCTCGGGGGCCTGCGTCACCTCCGTGCCCTCGGGAGGCACGCCGGGCCAGTCCAAGCACGTGCTGCTCGTCTTCACCGGCGCCGAGGAGAAGGAGCACTTCGAGCGCGAAGCCAGCCCCCGCCGCCAGGCGCTCCGCCACCACCTGGAGCTCCGACTGGGCGCCGAGCACCTTCCTGATCGCACCGAGCTCTTTCCGCTCCTGCCGCACCGGGACAAGGAAGGACGCGTCGACGAGGCCTGGTGCCGCGCCCAGTACGCCACGGGCGCGCTGCACCAGAAGTCCACCGATCCGCTGTTCCAGGCCCTCACCGCGGTGAGGGAGCGCGCCCAGGAGAGCGTCCGCGGCGCCGGCGACGACGAGCGCCCCGGCTCCCGCTAG